The following proteins are co-located in the Xiphophorus hellerii strain 12219 chromosome 2, Xiphophorus_hellerii-4.1, whole genome shotgun sequence genome:
- the LOC116729665 gene encoding C-factor-like — MSVNLKGNILVTGTNRGIGLELVKQLAEKTGPETQIYASCRDPEGTRAEALRNVANRFPGKITPIKFDTADEDSISAAFQAVSQKLGAAGLNLLINNAAINKPSAPGSLSATRKQDMMEVYETNVAGPFILTKVFLPLLQKAANTRDEGDDMSCRRSAIINMSTVFASVKKCPETFHMAQMYPYRTSKAALNMLTCCQAEDFRRHGILVMAIHPGWVQTEMGGEQAPLMPQDSVAGMLHVMSTLSNKHSGLLLDWEGNTIPW, encoded by the exons ATGTCAGTGAATCTGAAGGGCAACATTTTGGTAACTGGGACCAACAGGGGCATTGGTTTGGAGTTGGTGAAACAGCTAGCTGAGAAGACCGGACCAGAAACCCAGATTTACGCCAGCTGCAGAGATCCTGAAGGAACGAGGGCCGAG GCTCTGAGGAATGTGGCCAATCGGTTTCCTGGAAAAATCACTCCAATCAAATTTG ATACAGCAGATGAAGACAGCATCTCAGCTGCCTTCCAGGCTGTGAGCCAGAAGCTCGGAGCCGCTGGGCTGAATCTTCTCATCAATAACGCTGCTATCAACAAACCGTCAGCCCCAGGATCACTGTCAGCCACCAGGAAACAGGACATGATGGAAGTGTACGAAACCAATGTTGCTGGACCATTTATCCTCACAAAG GTGTTTCTTCCACTCCTCCAGAAAGCTGCAAACACAAGGGACGAAG GTGATGACATGTCCTGCAGAAGGTCAGCCATCATAAACATGTCCACTGTTTTCGCATCTGTGAAGAAGTGTCCTGAAACCTTCCATATGGCCCAGATGTACCCCTACAGGACCAGCAAG GCAGCCCTGAACATGCTGACTTGCTGTCAAGCTGAAGACTTCAGGCGCCATGGCATCCTGGTGATGGCCATCCACCCAGGCTGGGTCCAAACGGAGATGGGTGGAGAACAG gCTCCTCTGATGCCCCAGGATAGCGTAGCTGGAATGCTGCATGTCATGTCAACACTGAGCAACAAACACTCTGGCCTCCTTCTGGACTGGGAGGGCAACACAATCCCCTGGTAG